A single window of Salvelinus namaycush isolate Seneca chromosome 11, SaNama_1.0, whole genome shotgun sequence DNA harbors:
- the hsd17b7 gene encoding 3-keto-steroid reductase produces the protein MEKVILVTGANSGIGLALCERLLYEDSRLQLCLACRNMQRAEAARSALLTSHPDAHIDLLHLDVGSVRSVLHAAHTVKARYNRLDYLYLNAGIMPNPQIDIKAFFKGLFSSNVVKMFATAEGLLTQQDHVNKDGLQEVFATNLFGHFVLVRELDSILCQTGQTSRVVWTSSSNARRSAFSLDDVQHRLGTESYASSKYASDLISLALNRHNNSQGLYSSVICPGLVMTNLTYGILPSFFWTLIMPIMYLIRIFTNTFTLTPYNGAGALHSLFLKKPESLDPRAKYHSLTSGMGSNYTQPRQMDIDDDMSEALYVKLLEMEKAARKRLKEEDDNEQAYKKYLNQTE, from the exons ATGGAGAAAGTGATTTTAGTGACCGGTGCGAACAG TGGCATTGGCCTAGCCCTGTGTGAGCGGCTGCTCTATGAGGACAGTCGGCTGCAGCTGTGTCTGGCCTGCAGGAACATGCAGAGGGCTGAGGCGGCCCGCTCCGCTCTGCTGACCTCTCACCCCGACGCCCACATAGACCTGCTGCACCTGGATGTAGGCTCTGTCCGCTCGGTTCTCCACGCCGCCCACACGGTCAAGGCTAG GTACAACAGACTTGACTACCTATACCTTAATGCCGGGATCATGCCAAATCCACAGATTGACATCAAAGCCTTTTTCAAGGGCCTATTTTCTAG CAATGTCGTCAAAATGTTTGCCACAGCAGAGGGCCTCCTGACCCAGCAGGACCATGTCAACAAAGATGGACTACAGGAAGTGTTCGCCACAAACCTTTTTGGTCACTTTGTGCTG GTCAGGGAGCTAGACTCTATCCTTTGCCAGACTGGTCAGACCTCCCGGGTAGTGTGGACTTCGTCCAGCAATGCCAGACGCTCGGCCTTCAGTCTAGACGATGTCCAGCACAGACTGGGGACCGAGTCCTACGCGTCCTCCAAGTATGCCTCCGACCTCATCAGCCTTGCCCTCAACAGACACAACAACAGCCAG GGGCTGTACTCATCAGTGATTTGTCCAGGGCTGGTGATGACCAATCTTACCTATGGCATCCTCCCCTCCTTCTTCTGGACCCTCATCATGCCTATAATGTATCTT ATAAGAATCTTCACCAACACGTTCACACTGACACCGTACAATGGAGCTGGAGCATTG CACTCGCTGTTTCTGAAAAAACCAGAGTCCCTGGATCCGAGGGCAAAGTATCACAGTTTGACGTCAGGCATGGGGAGCAACTACACACAGCCTCGACAA ATGGACATCGATGACGACATGTCAGAGGCCCTGTATGTGAAACTGCTGGAAATGGAAAAAGCTGCTCGTAAGAGATTGAAAGAAGAGGATGACAATGAACAAGCCTACAAAAAGTACCTCAACCAGACAGAGTAG
- the LOC120056251 gene encoding discoidin domain-containing receptor 2-like: MTGGQILDEDISASSQWSESTAARYGRLDFDDGDGDGAWCPNIMAETDAGGPKDFLQVDLRSLHFITLVGTQGRHADGMGNEFAQRYRIKYSRDGSRWVAWHDRKGRQVIEGNMNAYDVVLKDLEPPIIARFVRFMPITDHSMIVCMRVELYGCEWLDGLVSYSAPAGQEMTYRGLDVHLNDSVYDGSMGLHMEEGLGQLTDGTWGLDDFLHSHVYGVWPGYDYVGWTNESFPKGYVEMTFEFDRVRNFTSMKVHCNNMFSRGVRMFRQISCYFRTSELDWESQPVSLRLPVDQVSQSARFITVPLGGRMASAIKCRFAFNEAWMMISEVAFQSGDNPIHKVDESNTRILIGCLVAIIVILLAIIVIILWRQVWQKMLEKASRRMLDDELSARLAVQTQAFSFHHSSQSSGDGSNSTYERIFPLCSSDYQEPSRLIRKLPEFAQSTEELGTSSSSRPPQACGSDGAPHYAEADIVSLQEGTTGSNTYSITAVNMSLLSGKDTAMREFPRDKLTFKEKLGEGQFGEVHLCEAEGMQDIVEKDLSEEINDRSNEVEGSDDTPILVAVKTLREDANKNARNDFLKEIRIMSRLRDPNIVSLLAVCVESDPLCMITEYMENGDLNQFLSSHQLDELEEIQSSDKATVSYSNLMSMATQVASGMKYLSSLNFVHRDLATRNCLVGKNYTIKIADFGMSRNLYRGDYYRIQGRAVLPIRWMSWESILLGKFTMASDVWAFGVTLWEILTLCEEQPYSQFSDEQVIENTGEFFRDQGKQVYLPRPACCPDAVYSSLMLGCWRRNAKQRPTFQEIYSQLGESQE; this comes from the exons ATGACTGGAGGACAGATTCTTGATGAGGATATCTCTGCTTCTAGTCAGTGGTCAGAGTCTACAGCAGCAAGATATGGCAG atTGGACTTTGATGATGGAGACGGTGACGGGGCATGGTGCCCTAACATCATGGCAGAGACGGACGCAGGCGGCCCGAAGGATTTCCTCCAGGTGGACCTGCGTTCGCTGCACTTCATCACGCTCGTGGGCACCCAGGGTCGCCACGCCGACGGCATGGGCAATGAGTTTGCCCAGCGCTACCGCATCAAGTACAGCCGTGACGGCAGCCGCTGGGTGGCCTGGCACGACAGGAAAGGCAGGCAG GTGATCGAGGGGAACATGAATGCCTATGACGTGGTGCTGAAGGACCTAGAGCCACCCATCATTGCCCGCTTCGTACGCTTCATGCCAATCACAGACCACTCCATGATCGTGTGCATGAGGGTAGAGCTCTATGGCTGTGAATGGCTAG ATGGCCTGGTGTCCTACAGTGCTCCAGCCGGCCAGGAGATGACCTACAGAGGCCTGGACGTCCACCTCAATGACTCGGTCTACGATGGATCCATGGGTCTACA taTGGAGGAAGGCCTGGGCCAGCTGACTGACGGGACGTGGGGTCTTGATGACTTCCTCCACAGTCACGTGTACGGCGTGTGGCCCGGATACGATTATGTGGGCTGGACCAATGAGAGCTTCCCTAAGGGCTACGTGGAGATGACCTTCGAATTTGACCGCGTCCGCAACTTCACCTCGATGAAG GTGCACTGCAATAACATGTTCAGCCGCGGCGTGAGAATGTTTCGGCAGATTTCGTGTTACTTCCGTACGTCCGAGTTGGACTGGGAGTCCCAGCCAGTGTCCTTACGTCTCCCGGTCGACCAGGTCAGCCAGAGCGCCCGGTTCATCACCGTGCCCCTGGGGGGCCGCATGGCCAGTGCCATCAAGTGCCGCTTTGCCTTCAACGAGGCCTGGATGATGATCAGCGAGGTGGCCTTCCAGTCAG GAGATAACCCCATCCACAAAGTGGATGAAAGCAACACCCGGATCCTGATTGGCTGCCTGGTGGCCATCATTGTCATCCTTTTGGCCATCATAGTCATCATTCTGTGGCGCCAGGTCTGGCAGAAGATGCTAGAGAAG GCTTCGCGGCGTATGCTAGACGACGAGCTGTCGGCCCGTCTGGCCGTCCAAACCCAGGCCTTCTCTTTCCACCACTCGTCCCAGTCCAGCGGGGACGGCTCCAACTCCACCTACGAGAGGATCTTCCCCCTCTGCTCCTCTGACTACCAGGAGCCCTCCCGCCTCATCCGCAAGCTGCCCGAGTTCGCCCAGTCCACTGAGGAGCTGG GGACTAGCTCCTCCTCCAGACCACCCCAGGCCTGTGGATCAGACGGGGCTCCCCACTATGCCGAGGCAGACATTGTGAGCCTGCAGGAGGGGACTACGGGCAGCAACACCTACTCCATCACGGCCGTCAACATGAGTCTGCTCTCTGGGAAGGACACAGCCATGAGGGAGTTTCCCAGGGACAAGCTCACCTTTAAGGAGAAACTGGGAGAGGGACAGTTTGGAGAG GTGCACCTGTGTGAGGCAGAGGGCATGCAGGACATTGTGGAGAAGGATCTGTCTGAAGAGATCAATGACCGTTCAAATGAGGTAGAGGGCAGCGATGACACACCTATTCTGGTGGCTGTGAAGACACTGAGGGAGGACGCCAACAAGAACGCAAG GAATGACTTCCTGAAGGAGATCAGGATCATGTCTCGGCTGAGGGACCCTAACATCGTCAGCCTGCTGGCAGTGTGTGTGGAGAGCGACCCCCTCTGCATGATCACGGAGTACATGGAAAATGGAGACCTTAACCAGTTCTTGTCCAGCCATCAATTGGACGAATTGGAGGAGATACAATCTAGTGACAAAGCCACGGTCAG CTATAGCAACCTGATGAGCATGGCTACACAGGTAGCCTCTGGAATGAAGTACCTGTCCTCTCTCAACTTTGTCCACCGCGACCTGGCCACGCGCAACTGTCTGGTGGGCAAGAACTACACCATCAAGATTGCTGACTTCGGCATGAGCCGGAACCTGTATCGCGGTGACTACTACCGTATCCAGGGGCGGGCCGTTCTTCCTATTCGCTGGATGTCATGGGAGAGCATCCTATTG GGTAAGTTCACCATGGCCAGCGACGTGTGGGCTTTTGGCGTGACTCTGTGGGAGATTCTGACCCTGTGTGAAGAGCAGCCCTACTCGCAGTTTTCCGACGAGCAGGTCATCGAGAACACCGGCGAGTTCTTCAGGGACCAGGGCAAGCAG GTGTACCTGCCGAGGCCTGCCTGTTGCCCTGATGCGGTCTATAGCAGCCTGATGCTGGGTTGCTGGAGGAGAAATGCCAAACAGAGACCCACTTTTCAGGAGATATACAGCCAGCTTGGGGAGAGCCAGGAATAG